In a genomic window of Helianthus annuus cultivar XRQ/B chromosome 10, HanXRQr2.0-SUNRISE, whole genome shotgun sequence:
- the LOC110881488 gene encoding uncharacterized protein LOC110881488 — protein MADYFGEDPKYNDDIFRHRFLMSKRLFLKIVSDVEENDSWFQEALDARGRKGFMPLQKVTSAIKQLVTSNTPDENDEYLHMADRTSRECLEYFCDTVCKIYVPEFLRRPTSHGMELLYEAHEEKHHIPGRLKPSGFRTGLPCWNDIVTTWANSRTHRWGSQHLNRFITHAPRSSYED, from the exons ATGGCGGATTATTTTGGCGAAGACCCGAAATACAACGACGATATTTTTCGGCATAGGTTCCTTATGTCGAAacgtttgtttctaaaaattgtGAGCGACGTGGAAGAGAATGACTCATGGTTTCAAGAGGCCCTCGATGCACGAGGTAGGAAGGGCTTTATGCCGTTGCAAAAGGTGACATCGGCTATTAAACAACTCGTAACTAGTAACACTCCAGACGAGAACGACGAGTACTTGCATATGGCCGATAGAACTTCCCGCGAGTGCCTAGAATATTTTTGCGACACGGTTTGCAAAATATACGTTCCTGAGTTCTTACGTAGACCAACAAGCCACGGCATGGAACTTTTATACGAAGCTCATGAGGAAAAACATCACATTCCAG GAAGGCTTAAACCTAGCGGATTTCGTACTGGACTACCCTgctggaacgacatagtcaccacatgggccaaCTCGCGGACCCAtaggtggggctcgcaacacctaAATAGATTTATCACTCATGCCCCACGGTCTTCATACGaagattaa